The Tenrec ecaudatus isolate mTenEca1 chromosome 9, mTenEca1.hap1, whole genome shotgun sequence genome window below encodes:
- the LOC142456649 gene encoding olfactory receptor 2A7-like, with protein MGDNVTSITEFILLGFPLSSRVRLLLFGLFSLFYTFTLLGNGAILGLISLDPRLHTPMYFFLSQLAIVDMSYACNTVPMMLVNLLSPNTSISFSGCLTQTFLFLTFAITECLLLVVMSYDRYVAICHPLRYSAIMSWRLCITLAVTSWITGVLLSLIHLVLLLPLPFCGPQKINHFLCEIMAVLKLACADTRLNEILVLAGAVSVLVGPFSSIVISYIHILSAILRIQSRQGRQKAFSTCSSHLCVVGLFYGTAIIMYVGPRDVNSKDQKKYLLLFHSLFNPMLNPLIYSLRNKDVQNALQRLLGEKITS; from the coding sequence ATGGGAGACAATGTGACTTCCATCACAGAGTTCATCCTTCTGGGGTTCCCTCTCAGCTCAAGGGTTCGGCTCCTCCTCTTTGGCCTCTTCTCCTTGTTCTACACCTTCACCCTGCTGGGGAACGGGGCCATCCTGGGGCTCATCTCGCTGGACCCCAGGTtgcacacccccatgtacttcttcctctcccaACTGGCCATTGTAGACATGTCCTATGCCTGCAACACTGTGCCCATGatgctggtgaacctgctgagtccCAACACGTCCATCTCCTTCTCTGGCTGCCTCACACAGACCTTCCTCTTCTTGACTTTTGCTATCACTGAATGTCTTCTCTTGGTGGTGATGTCCTATGATCGCTATGTCGCCATCTGCCACCCACTCCGGTACTCTGCCATCATGAGCTGGAGGCTCTGCATCACCCTGGCAGTGACTTCTTGGATTACAGGAGTCCTTCTATCCTTGATTCATCTTGTATTACTTCTACCACTGCCCTTCTGTGGACCTCAGAAAATCAATCATTTTTTGTGTGAAATCATGGCAGTTCTCAAACTCGCTTGTGCAGACACAAGGTTGAATGAGATCCTGGTCTTGGCCGGGGCAGTGTCCGTGCTGGTGGGACCCTTCTCCTCCATTGTGATATCCTACATCCATATCCTGAGTGCCATCCTAAGGATCCAGTCCAGGCAGGGACGCCAGAAAGCCTTCTCGACCTGCTCCTCCCACCTCTGTGTGGTTGGACTCTTTTACGGCACGGCCATTATCATGTATGTTGGACCCAGGGATGTGAACTCCAAGGATCAGAAGAAATATCTCCTTCTGTTCCACAGCCTTTTCAATCCTATGCTCAACCCCCTGATCTACAGCCTGAGGAACAAAGATGTGCAGAATGCCTTGCAGAGGCTGCTAGGGGAAAAGATAACTTCATGA
- the LOC142456650 gene encoding olfactory receptor 2A1/2A42-like, translating into MRGNQTSVTEFILLGFGVGPRVQLLLFGLFSLFYAFTLLGNGAILGLISLDPRLHTPMYFFLSHLAVVDISYSCNTVPRMLVNLLNPTTSVSFAGCLTQTFLFLTFALTECLLLVVMSYDRYLAICHPLRYSTIMSWKVCITLTVTSWTCGSLLALLHVGLLLRLPFCGPHEINHFFCEILSVLKLACADIWINILVIFVACVFTLVGPLCLVLASYTHILLAILRIQSGEGRRKAFSTCSSHLCVVGLFFGSAIVMYMTPTSSHPEEQQKVLFLFYSLFNPMLNPLIYSLRNAEVKGALRRILFKE; encoded by the coding sequence ATGAGGGGAAATCAGACGTCTGTCACAGAGTTCATCCTACTGGGGTTCGGTGTCGGCCCGAGGGTTCAGCTGCTCCTCTTTGGGCTCTTCTCCCTGTTCTACGCATTCACTCTGCTGGGGAACGGGGCCATCCTGGGGCTCATCTCGCTGGACCCCAGGctgcacacccccatgtacttcttcctctcccaCCTGGCTGTGGTTGACATCAGCTACTCCTGCAACACCGTGCCCAGGatgctggtgaacctgctgaatcCCACCACCTCCGTCTCCTTCGCTGGCTGCCTCACACAGACCTTCCTCTTCTTGACTTTCGCGCTGACGGAATGCCTTCTCCTGGTGGTGATGTCCTACGACCGCTACCTGGCCATCTGCCACCCACTCCGGTACTCTACCATCATGAgctggaaggtgtgcatcaccCTGACAGTGACCTCCTGGACCTGTGGCTCCCTCCTGGCCCTGCTCCATGTGGGTCTCCTCCTGAGACTGCCCTTTTGTGGACCTCATGAGATCAACCACTTCTTCTGTGAAATCCTGTCTGTCCTCAAGCTGGCCTGTGCAGATATCTGGATCAACATTTTGGTTATCTTTGTTGCTTGTGTTTTCACTTTAGTGGGGCCCCTGTGCCTGGTGCTGGCCTCCTACACCCACATCCTCTTGGCCATCCTGAGGATCCAGTCTGGGGAGGGACGCAGAAAGGCCTTCTCCACCTGCTCCTCCCACCTCTGCGTGGTCGGGCTCTTCTTCGGCAGCGCCATCGTCATGTACATGACGCCCACGTCCAGCCACCCTGAGGAGCAGCAGAAGGTCCTTTTCCTGTTCTACAGCCTGTTCAACCCGATGCTGAACCCCCTGATCTACAGCCTGAGGAACGCAGAGGTGAAGGGCGCCCTGCGGAGAATACTGTTCAAAGAATGA